GTTTCTCTTTTTTTATTATCGGGGCTACTTCTTATTATTTTCTTGAAGAAAATTATACATTGAAGGGTTTACCTCTATCTGAAAAAATATTTCATTCTATATTTTATTCCATCACAACTCGTACAGCTGGTTTTAATACTCTTGCTATTTCGGATATGGGAACACCAATGGTTTTCTTTTCATTTTTATTGATGTGGGTGGGAGCTTCTCCAAATTCAACAGGTGGAGGTATTAAAACGAGTACATTTGCAGTAAGTTTTCTTCATATTTTCGATTTAGTGAAAGGCAGAAATAGATTGGATATTTTTAATAGAACAATTTCTCCGGCATCTATTTCTAGAGCTTCTGCTACTATTGTGCTTTCTCTTTTTGTAATTTTTATAGCTATATTTTCAATGGTAGTAGTTGAATCTTTCCCGTTTTTAGATATTTGTTTTGAGGTAGTTTCTGCATTTGGTACTGTTGGACTTACACGGGGGATAACGCCTAATTTGTCCGATTCGAGTAAAATAGTAATCTCGATAGTCATGTTTATGGGACGCGTCGGAGTTTTGACTATTTTAATCGCATTTTCTCCTAAGTCGAAAGTGGTGAATTACCGTTATCCTGTTGAATATGTTGTAGTGGGTTAGATTTTTCTTTTTTCCGATTCATTTCATATAGTTTGATATATTTTAAAAAATTGTAATAGGAACCGAGGATGGAAATGATTAATCCTACTTTGCCATCTAAAAAGCCGAAACGAACAAAATACATAGATATAAATTTCCAAATTGCTTCAATTATAGCAAGTGTTAGGCCTGATTTTTTTCCCTTATTGAATTTTTCGATTGCGCAAAGTTCTGAATATCTATCGATGAATTTTAAATGATCCGAAATGTTTCGGTAAGAATAATGAGATAGAGGGTTTTTGAAATGAGAAGTCTTTCCTTCAATGGAAACAGTCTCATGGACTAATTGTCCGGAGAACTCCCCTTTGTCTTTTCGAAAAAACCGCATTTGATAATTTGGATACCATCCACCGTGACGAATCCATTTTCCCATATAAAAACTTAGTCTTGGAATAAAAAATCCAGAATACTCTTTCATGGAATCTTTTGTTATATTTTTAATTTCATTTTGTAATTCAATAGAAATTTCTTCATCTGCATCGAGGGCTAGTATCCATTCATTTTTTGCAAGTGATTTGCAGTAGTTTTTTTGATTTATATAGTTATCGAATTTGCGATAATGAATAAATATACGAGGAAATTCTTTTGCGATTAATAACGTATTATCCGTAGATCCAGAGTCCACTATAATAATTTCATCCGCGAACTCTAGGCTAGATAAACAACGTCTAATATTGTCTTCTTCATTTAGAGTGATAATGCATACAGATATAGGTATTGTCATTCAGTCTAAATATTTAATTTCTAGCAGTTTTAAAGTCATCTGTAAAAGGGATTTCTAATCTTGCTGAAGTATATTCGTTTGTGATTGAAATTCGAAAAAGATTTGGATCAATTCCTTCTCCCTTCATCATGATAATAATTAATGCTAATCCAAGACCAGCGCCTTCCGTATTATCAGCATTATCCATGTAAAATTGCGCCAAATCATCGTAACCCATTGCCATTGATAATTTTTCGCGTAGAGATTTTTCTTCTTGTTCTGCAATAATGGTATTATTTCGAATTTCTATCTTTAAACCATTTTCATCATATTCAAATAAAATTAAACAATAGTAGCCTTTCGATTTACACTTAGGCGCATAAAGCTCGCTCATACTTTCATTGAAAATCTTTTTGTATTGTTTGATTGCAACTCCGTAGTGTTCTGCATTTTTTATATCGTAATTATTTTCCTCAAAGAAAACTCGTTTTTGATTTGCCTTGTTTGCATTTATTACAAGCTCTTTTAAAACTGTGTAGAGAATCGGTATTAGCCGACTATGATTGTGTTTTTCAAGTATCCCTTGTAGAATTTCTTGCACTCGTTCTTCTAAGTGTCTCGATGTTCTATATGTTTTAATCACGGTTTCATTTTCAGTTTCAGTTATGATTTCCATATCATACTGAATATCTAATTGGTTAACTTGCATGTTATTATAATTATCGTATTCTGAAAACTTTGTCAAACTCCTTATTTTTTTTGGAAAAAAATTAAATTTTTTTGCTACAAAAATACAAAAGTGGTTTGACATTCTGAGGCTCGAAAATATTATGGAAAAACATTCAGAGCACCGAAGAGCTTGTTGGAAGTTTCCGAAGGTTGCGAAAGCGACTAGAGTAGGAGATGGAAGAGAGCGAGAGAAGTTCTTTTACAACGAATATACATCAAATGACATTGATAGAATAGATGATACATCGACGAGATGTATTATCAAATAGAAAATATAGAATTTAATACAAATCGAAAGAGATGTAAAAGGTTATGTAGAGATGTAGGGACAGGTTTAAAACCTGTCCCTACATCTCAAGAAGATTCATGAAATGTCGAGATAAATGAGACAATGGGTAATCTGTAGAGATACAGATTATTATTAATTATGTGTGAGTTCTTTTTAAAAAAGATCTCGAGCAAAAGAGTAACGAGGGGTTTAAACCCCTCGAAACTCGAAAGTAGAAAAGTCCACCTGCACGCTAGCAGGTGGCAATGGTAGAGACAGGTCTAAGACCTGTCTCTACGGAGAACAAGAAAATATTCTCGTAGAGACATGATTTATCATGTCTTCAAGATAATATGGTCAAGTATATAAGGGCGTACGGCGGATGCCAAGGCACTAAGAGGCGAAGAAGGACGTGGTTTGCTGCGATAAGCAACGGGGAGCTGTAAACAAGCATCGATCCGTTGATTTCCGAATGGGAAAACCCAATCAGGTAAACCCTGATTATCCTCGCAAGAGGAGGCGATACCCGGGGAATTGAAACATCTTATTACCCGGAGGAAAAGAGAAAGAAATTGATTCTGTGAGTAGCGGTGAGCGAAAGCGGAAGAGCCCAAACCCCTGTCTATGTTACAGCATTGACGCGCTGTAGCAGGGGTGTTGTAGGACTTACGTGTGCAGGTCAATATGCACGAAGAAGTTACAAATAGTTGAGATAGTCGAATGGTTTTGGGAAAGCCAGCCAAAGAGGGTGAAAGCCCCGTAGACGAAATTTCAATTACTTCTGTAAGTATCCTGATACCACGAAACACGTGTAATTTTGTGGGAATCTGAGGAGACCACTCCCCAAGGCTAAATACTACTTAGTGACCGATAGTGAACAAGTACCGTGAGGGAAAGGTGAAAAGTACCGCGGGAGCGGAGTGAAATAGTACCTGAAACCGTATGCTTACAAGGTATCAGAGCGCATTATTTGCGTGATGGTGTGCCTTTTGTAGAATGAGCCGGCGAGTTACTTTGTGTTGCAAGCTTAAGACAGTGAAATGTCGAAGGCGGAGCGAAAGCGAGTCTGAATAGGGCGTATAAGTAGCACGGAGTAAACCCGAAGCCAGGTGATCTACCCATGAGCAGGTTGAAAGTGGAGTAATATCTACCGGAGGACCGAACCCATGAACGTTGAAAAGTTTTGGGATGACTTGTGGATAGGGGTGAAAGGCCAATCAAACCTGGCAATAGCTGGTTCTCCTCGAAATAGCTTTAGGGCTAGCGTCATTTGTTTAGTTACAGGGGTAGAGCTACCGACAGGGCTAGGGGACCCTACAAGTCTACCAACCCCTATCAAACTCCGAATACTGTAACTTAAAAGAATGGCAGTCAGACTACGGGAGATAAGTTTCGTGGTCGAAAGGGAAACAGCCCAGACCGTCGTCTAAGGTCCCTAAATTTGCACTAAGTGGCAAAGGATGTGGGGGTGCATATACAACCAGGAGGTTGGCTTAGAAGCAGCCACCCTTTAAAGAGTGCGTAATAGCTCACTGGTCGAGTGCCCTTGCGCCGAAAATGTAACCGGGACTAAGTGTGATACCGAAGACACGGATTCGTAGCAATACGAGTGGTAGAGGAGCGTTCCTTCATCCGATGAAGATATACCGTAAGGAGTATTGGAGGAGTAGGAAGTGAAGATGCCGGCATGAGTAGCGATAAAAGGGGTGAGATTCCCCTTCACCGATAGCCTAAGGTTTCCCCGGGAAGGTCAATCCGCCGGGGGTTAGTCGGTCCCTAAGATGAGGCTGAAGAGCGTAGTCGATGGGAAGCAGGTTCATATTCCTGCACTGAATTGTTTGTGCGATGGAGTGACGGAGGAAGATAGTTTGTGCGGACAGATGGTGTCCGTTCCTGATTATAGGCGTTGAGATTCGTAGGAAAATCCGCGAGTTGAGCTGAAGATTGGGGGGATTCTGATTTAGGTCAGAGGTAGTAAACGACTCTAGGCTCCCAAGAAATAACTTCTAAGTTTAGCATAATTCAACCTACCGCAAACCGACACAGGTAGGCCAGTAGAGGATACCAAGGTGTTCGAGATAACTCTCGTTAAGGAACTAGGCAACATACTCCTGTAACTTCCAGGATAAGGGAGCCCTCAGCAATGAGGGGGCACATAAATGGGGGTAGCGACTGTTTACCAAAAACACAGGACTCTGCAAAATCGGAAGATGAAGTATAGGGTCTGACACCTGCCCGGTGCTGGAAGGTTAAGAGGACTTGTTAGCAGCAATGCGAAGCTCGGAATCGAAGCCCCAGTAAACGGCGGCCGTAACTATGACGGTCCTAAGGTAGCGAAATTCCTTGTCGGGTAAGTTCCGACCTGCACGAATGGTGTAACGACTTCCCCACTGTCTCAACGAGAGTCTCGGCGAAATTGTAGTACCCGTGAAGATGCGGGTTACCTGCGATAAGACGGAAAGACCCCGTGAACCTTCACTGTAACCTGGCATTGAATTTTGGTTCATCATGTGTAGGATAGGTGGGAGACTATGAAACCTGGCCGCTAGGCTGGGTAGAGTCGACGTTGAAATACCACCCTTGCTGAACTCGAATTCTAACCTGCGTCAACAAACGCGGAGACATTGTCAGGCGGGCAGTTTGACTGGGGCGGTCGCCTCATAAAGCGTAA
This sequence is a window from Leptospiraceae bacterium. Protein-coding genes within it:
- a CDS encoding glycosyltransferase family 2 protein, encoding MTIPISVCIITLNEEDNIRRCLSSLEFADEIIIVDSGSTDNTLLIAKEFPRIFIHYRKFDNYINQKNYCKSLAKNEWILALDADEEISIELQNEIKNITKDSMKEYSGFFIPRLSFYMGKWIRHGGWYPNYQMRFFRKDKGEFSGQLVHETVSIEGKTSHFKNPLSHYSYRNISDHLKFIDRYSELCAIEKFNKGKKSGLTLAIIEAIWKFISMYFVRFGFLDGKVGLIISILGSYYNFLKYIKLYEMNRKKEKSNPLQHIQQDNGNSPLST
- a CDS encoding histidine kinase: MSNHFCIFVAKKFNFFPKKIRSLTKFSEYDNYNNMQVNQLDIQYDMEIITETENETVIKTYRTSRHLEERVQEILQGILEKHNHSRLIPILYTVLKELVINANKANQKRVFFEENNYDIKNAEHYGVAIKQYKKIFNESMSELYAPKCKSKGYYCLILFEYDENGLKIEIRNNTIIAEQEEKSLREKLSMAMGYDDLAQFYMDNADNTEGAGLGLALIIIMMKGEGIDPNLFRISITNEYTSARLEIPFTDDFKTARN